A genomic segment from Acidimicrobiales bacterium encodes:
- a CDS encoding succinate dehydrogenase iron-sulfur subunit: MALVDVELKVKRYNPDTESKPHWQTFEVKAEPTDRVLDALHTVKWEQDGTLSFRRSCAHGVCGSDAMMINGANALACIELVQNAAGPTGGRITVEPIRGLPVIKDLVVDMEPFFAQYRSVLPYLVNHDDPGYTERLQSPEERARYDDTTKCILCAACTTSCPVFWGNSGYVGPAAIVNAHRFIFDSRDQAGDERLDIVNQRSGVWRCRTAFSCTEACPRGIKVTQAIQEVKRAVLTDKV, translated from the coding sequence ATGGCCCTCGTCGATGTCGAGCTGAAGGTCAAGCGCTACAACCCCGACACCGAGTCCAAGCCGCACTGGCAGACCTTCGAGGTCAAGGCCGAGCCGACGGACCGCGTGCTCGACGCGCTGCACACGGTGAAGTGGGAGCAGGACGGCACCCTCAGCTTCCGCCGGTCCTGCGCCCACGGCGTGTGCGGCTCCGACGCCATGATGATCAACGGGGCCAACGCGCTGGCGTGCATCGAGCTGGTCCAGAACGCCGCTGGTCCCACCGGGGGGCGCATCACCGTCGAACCCATCCGCGGCCTCCCGGTCATCAAGGACCTCGTCGTCGACATGGAGCCATTCTTCGCCCAGTACCGGTCGGTCCTGCCCTACCTCGTCAACCACGACGACCCCGGGTACACCGAACGCCTCCAATCGCCCGAGGAGCGGGCCCGCTACGACGACACCACCAAGTGCATCCTGTGCGCCGCCTGCACCACGTCGTGCCCGGTGTTCTGGGGCAACTCCGGCTACGTGGGGCCGGCCGCCATCGTCAACGCCCACCGCTTCATCTTCGACAGCCGGGATCAGGCGGGCGACGAGCGCCTCGACATCGTGAACCAGCGGTCGGGCGTGTGGCGCTGCCGCACCGCCTTCAGCTGCACCGAGGCCTGCCCGAGGGGCATCAAGGTGACCCAGGCCATCCAGGAGGTCAAGCGGGCGGTGCTCACCGACAAGGTGTAG